Proteins found in one Rhodobacter capsulatus SB 1003 genomic segment:
- a CDS encoding head-tail connector protein, whose protein sequence is MRVLGPVPGAVSVAEFKRATHMDEGTEDDAALAACLAAAQSLVEQATNRPLGPREVEITLEAVPGLRRWWFPCAPVLSVAQVVVETETGAQAFDPARWRLRLAHDEPQIDFAAGALPSSAAPCPVSITATVGADPESPALLPLRQAIVLIARDWHAAGITIAGEAASPGALSFGARAMLRARPLSAPARDGVRAFGGLRMGERLDTRVTILRPRIGDDGLSRCFTGWEELATLWASLRETAGDEAAAAGQIETRGGARLRLRASRRARQITAADRVRARGQLWEIRGICAPAAGLIELSLAAIMIGKAAG, encoded by the coding sequence ATGCGCGTTCTGGGACCGGTCCCGGGCGCGGTCAGCGTGGCGGAGTTCAAGCGCGCCACCCATATGGACGAGGGGACCGAGGACGATGCCGCCCTCGCCGCCTGTCTGGCGGCGGCGCAAAGCCTGGTCGAACAGGCGACGAACCGCCCGCTCGGCCCGCGCGAGGTGGAGATCACGCTGGAGGCGGTGCCCGGCCTGCGGCGCTGGTGGTTTCCCTGCGCGCCGGTGCTGTCGGTGGCGCAGGTGGTGGTCGAGACCGAAACGGGGGCGCAGGCGTTTGACCCGGCGCGCTGGCGGCTGCGCCTCGCCCATGACGAGCCGCAGATCGACTTTGCCGCGGGCGCGCTGCCCTCCAGCGCCGCCCCCTGCCCCGTCAGCATCACCGCCACGGTCGGCGCCGATCCCGAAAGCCCGGCGCTCCTGCCGCTGCGCCAGGCGATCGTGCTGATCGCGCGGGACTGGCACGCGGCCGGAATCACCATCGCAGGCGAGGCGGCCAGCCCCGGTGCGCTCTCCTTCGGCGCGCGCGCGATGCTCCGGGCACGCCCGCTATCTGCGCCCGCGCGTGATGGCGTGCGGGCTTTCGGGGGGCTGAGAATGGGCGAGCGCCTTGACACAAGGGTGACGATCCTGCGCCCGCGGATCGGCGATGACGGGCTGAGCCGCTGCTTCACCGGCTGGGAAGAGCTGGCGACCCTCTGGGCCAGCCTGCGCGAGACCGCGGGTGACGAAGCCGCCGCCGCCGGGCAGATCGAAACGCGCGGCGGTGCCAGGCTGCGCCTGCGCGCCTCTCGCCGCGCCCGCCAGATCACCGCCGCGGACCGGGTGCGGGCGCGCGGCCAGCTGTGGGAGATCCGCGGGATCTGCGCCCCCGCTGCCGGGCTGATCGAGCTCTCCCTTGCGGCGATCATGATCGGAAAGGCGGCGGGATGA
- a CDS encoding S49 family peptidase, translating to MGRTVREVLAAGGGLMALDTARAAELLATAWPAAAAAAEPQASAGDLTRYTREPGLAVMPVRGLLTPNSALLERYLGWATYRGIAEACADLAADDAVSAVVVEFDTPGGYTLGIEDAVTALRDLAAVKPVHALAAPLAASAGYWLASQARELVMTPRAAVGSIGVAVTAAANVAPGAASGVQLFDFTSRHARAKWPDPATEDGKAEIRRGLDRTEARFHAAVAEGRGIAPEDLAARLSVSDDPEDGGAVFEAAEALARGLADRIETRAAFYARLRAAHAPAPRKGLARGARALAAAARAKARL from the coding sequence ATGGGCAGAACGGTTCGGGAGGTGCTGGCCGCGGGCGGCGGGCTGATGGCGCTGGACACGGCGCGGGCCGCCGAGCTTCTGGCGACGGCCTGGCCCGCGGCGGCGGCAGCGGCAGAGCCGCAGGCCTCGGCGGGCGATCTGACGCGCTACACGCGCGAGCCGGGCCTTGCGGTGATGCCGGTGCGCGGCCTGCTGACGCCGAATTCGGCGCTTCTGGAACGCTATCTGGGCTGGGCGACCTATCGCGGCATCGCCGAGGCCTGCGCCGATCTGGCCGCCGATGATGCGGTGTCGGCGGTGGTGGTCGAGTTCGACACGCCGGGCGGCTACACGCTTGGCATCGAGGATGCGGTGACGGCGCTGCGCGATCTGGCGGCGGTCAAGCCCGTCCATGCGCTGGCCGCGCCGCTCGCCGCCTCGGCGGGCTATTGGCTGGCCAGCCAGGCGCGCGAGCTGGTGATGACGCCCCGCGCGGCGGTGGGATCGATCGGGGTGGCGGTGACGGCGGCGGCCAATGTCGCGCCGGGGGCCGCCTCGGGGGTGCAGCTCTTCGATTTCACCTCGCGCCATGCCCGGGCAAAATGGCCCGATCCGGCGACCGAGGACGGCAAGGCCGAGATCCGCCGCGGCCTTGACCGCACCGAGGCGCGGTTTCACGCGGCGGTGGCGGAAGGGCGCGGCATCGCGCCCGAAGATCTGGCCGCGCGGCTTTCGGTCAGCGACGATCCCGAAGATGGCGGCGCGGTCTTCGAGGCCGCCGAGGCGCTGGCCCGCGGGCTCGCCGACCGGATCGAGACCCGCGCTGCCTTTTATGCCCGGCTGCGGGCCGCCCATGCCCCCGCCCCCCGCAAGGGTCTGGCGCGGGGGGCGCGGGCGCTGGCCGCCGCGGCCCGGGCGAAGGCCCGTCTCTAA
- a CDS encoding phage tail protein, which translates to MANSQIIAYGATVERSTDGVAWTAIPGCKGIAIPAPSTDYIDATSLDSPNGFKEYIRGMRDAGEISVPCGYTAAGYEQQIADSLRDEPVYYRTTLKPAPGQKTGDVFQFRGFPTPQVEGNDVTGLIAMTISIRATGNVTWTKGTKA; encoded by the coding sequence ATGGCCAACAGTCAAATCATCGCTTACGGCGCCACCGTCGAGCGCTCCACCGATGGCGTCGCCTGGACGGCAATCCCCGGATGCAAGGGCATCGCCATCCCCGCGCCGAGCACCGATTACATCGATGCCACCTCGCTCGACAGCCCGAACGGCTTCAAGGAATACATCCGCGGCATGCGCGACGCGGGCGAGATCTCGGTGCCCTGCGGCTATACCGCCGCGGGCTACGAACAGCAGATCGCCGATTCCCTCCGCGACGAGCCGGTTTACTACCGCACCACCCTCAAGCCCGCCCCCGGCCAGAAGACCGGCGATGTCTTCCAGTTCCGCGGCTTCCCGACCCCGCAGGTCGAGGGCAACGACGTCACCGGCCTGATCGCCATGACGATCAGCATTCGCGCCACCGGCAACGTGACCTGGACCAAGGGGACGAAGGCATGA
- a CDS encoding DUF3168 domain-containing protein produces the protein MEESFRAALLASGAVTALTGDRIDFGANPQDTACPRLVLWTISDTGGLLLSGPDGISRGRVQVDCYGESYGAAKRLSRAVRAVLDGYSGGGFQGVFHAGTRDSQDSEAPFRVSLDFITVFTS, from the coding sequence ATGGAAGAGAGCTTTCGCGCCGCGCTGCTGGCCTCGGGCGCGGTCACGGCGCTGACTGGCGACCGGATCGATTTCGGCGCCAACCCGCAGGACACGGCCTGCCCGCGCCTCGTGCTCTGGACGATCTCCGACACCGGCGGGCTGCTCCTCTCCGGCCCCGATGGCATTTCCCGCGGCCGGGTCCAGGTCGATTGCTACGGCGAGAGCTATGGCGCGGCCAAACGCCTTTCCCGCGCCGTGCGCGCCGTCCTGGATGGCTACAGCGGCGGCGGGTTTCAGGGCGTCTTTCACGCGGGCACGCGCGATTCACAAGACAGCGAGGCCCCGTTCCGGGTCTCGCTCGATTTCATCACGGTTTTCACCAGCTGA
- a CDS encoding HK97-gp10 family putative phage morphogenesis protein: MTGTVKLEGLRDLEQALAQIEKTATAKAVMRRALKTAARPVADLAAALAPEGPTGKLKRSISISTKLSKRQQQANRKLQAEGKAAVEMFLGPDYKQAGNHAHLVEFGTKPHRNRGQFAGTQHPGTAPRPFLRPAWEAEGRPTLDRLGKTLWGEIEKAARRAAAKEKG, translated from the coding sequence ATGACCGGCACGGTGAAGCTGGAAGGGCTGCGCGACCTCGAACAGGCGCTGGCGCAGATCGAGAAGACCGCCACGGCGAAAGCGGTGATGCGCCGCGCGCTGAAGACCGCCGCCCGGCCGGTGGCGGATCTGGCCGCGGCGCTCGCCCCCGAGGGGCCGACCGGCAAACTGAAGCGCTCGATCAGCATCAGCACCAAGCTCAGCAAGCGCCAGCAGCAGGCGAACCGCAAGCTGCAGGCCGAGGGCAAGGCCGCGGTCGAGATGTTCCTCGGCCCCGATTACAAACAGGCGGGCAATCACGCCCATCTGGTGGAATTCGGCACCAAGCCGCACCGCAACCGCGGTCAATTCGCCGGAACGCAGCACCCCGGCACCGCACCCCGCCCCTTCCTGCGCCCCGCCTGGGAGGCCGAGGGCAGACCCACCCTCGATCGGCTGGGCAAGACGCTCTGGGGCGAGATCGAAAAGGCGGCGCGACGCGCGGCCGCAAAGGAGAAGGGCTGA
- a CDS encoding phage portal protein: protein MNLRGLLGLGARATLPAAARIEPALSGMAAAGAAALPVSQDAGWREFGIAGASRVRSLPRVTPDLAQKHATVVAACTVIAGDLAKLPLGVFQRAGSGREIRLRDHPLDHLLNAEAAPGVPAHVMRFAIGYAFTLRGRGFAFAPRDGAGEVTLIEAIRPDHCTVLRAGRERYYEFEDGAQVLRRVSGRVMAHLRYMAEDGWTGRSPIEVAAETLGIALARQEAAARLAGGKGFKAVAKLEDFGADDETWQRARARLKAAMAEDADEGVLIIGQSDDIKSLGLSAADLELLASQKFDREQIAALYRVPPAKLQMLEYGVKANGEQQALDYKAECLTHWGRFLESGLGQGLLSAAERRAGLFLRHQYDALLMATTKERYEAITKAVGGPILTPNEGRAIEGKDPIAGGDVLYPPPNMTRKDGGATDKEG, encoded by the coding sequence ATGAACCTGCGCGGTCTTCTGGGCCTTGGCGCCCGTGCCACGCTGCCCGCCGCGGCGCGGATCGAACCGGCGCTGTCGGGAATGGCGGCAGCGGGCGCGGCCGCCCTGCCCGTCTCGCAGGATGCGGGCTGGCGGGAGTTCGGGATCGCGGGGGCAAGCCGGGTGCGCAGCCTGCCGCGGGTGACGCCCGATCTGGCGCAAAAGCATGCGACCGTGGTGGCCGCCTGCACGGTGATCGCGGGCGATCTGGCAAAGCTGCCGCTCGGCGTGTTTCAGCGCGCGGGCAGCGGGCGCGAGATCCGGCTGCGCGACCATCCGCTCGATCACCTGCTCAATGCCGAGGCCGCGCCCGGCGTGCCCGCCCATGTGATGCGCTTCGCCATCGGCTATGCCTTCACCCTGCGCGGCCGCGGCTTTGCCTTTGCGCCGCGCGACGGCGCGGGCGAGGTCACGCTGATCGAGGCGATCCGGCCCGATCACTGCACCGTGCTGCGCGCCGGGCGCGAACGCTATTACGAGTTCGAGGACGGCGCGCAGGTGCTCCGCCGCGTTTCGGGCCGGGTGATGGCGCATCTGCGCTACATGGCCGAGGACGGCTGGACCGGGCGCAGCCCGATCGAGGTGGCGGCCGAGACGCTGGGCATTGCGCTCGCCCGTCAGGAGGCGGCGGCGCGGCTGGCGGGTGGCAAGGGTTTCAAGGCGGTGGCGAAGCTTGAGGATTTCGGCGCCGATGACGAGACCTGGCAGCGCGCGCGGGCACGGCTCAAGGCGGCGATGGCCGAGGATGCCGACGAGGGCGTGCTGATCATCGGACAAAGCGACGACATCAAATCGCTTGGCCTCTCGGCGGCGGATCTGGAGCTGCTGGCCTCGCAGAAGTTCGACCGCGAACAGATCGCGGCGCTTTACCGGGTGCCGCCCGCCAAGCTGCAGATGCTCGAATACGGGGTGAAGGCGAACGGCGAGCAACAGGCGCTGGATTACAAGGCCGAATGCCTGACGCATTGGGGCCGGTTCCTTGAATCGGGTCTGGGCCAGGGGCTGCTCAGCGCGGCCGAGCGCCGCGCCGGGCTGTTCCTGCGCCACCAGTATGACGCGCTGCTGATGGCAACGACAAAGGAACGCTACGAGGCGATCACCAAGGCGGTGGGCGGGCCGATCCTGACGCCGAACGAGGGGCGCGCGATCGAGGGCAAGGACCCGATCGCGGGCGGCGACGTGCTTTATCCGCCGCCGAACATGACCCGCAAGGACGGCGGCGCAACGGACAAGGAAGGCTGA
- a CDS encoding phage major capsid protein, whose translation MMTIDDLRRARKAAADSMSERAEALAALEAAETPDAAAISAAETAFETAQGAFEAADKQVKRAEAVEAAKAAAAGPGDTDPGATPGANLGAGAAAGAGAAAVPKDPAHKGIEVGLIVGALAAQKGDLGRAVAQLDRAGFGQVAAALNATDATAGGVTVPRPLAADLIEMLRPRVVMRRAGARVVPMPAGQLRKARQAGSASAGYGGETVAPRASAPGFDAVDQSFKKLRALVPISNSLLSYSSLQMGALVRDDLLKVMGAREDLAFLRGDGTNEAPKGARNWIPAGHWLGAVAGTDALAIDKALRKLVSLVEDANILMVTPGWIMRPGAKNFLAALKDLHGNALYPSIDARGELMGFPIHTTTQLPNNLGAGANETEVMFADFSYLVIGESGLLRIAQSTEAAYLDANGEMQSAFANDQTLMRAIAEHDFAPEHEVAIAGLQGIGWAL comes from the coding sequence ATGATGACGATCGATGATCTGCGCCGCGCGCGAAAGGCGGCGGCGGACAGCATGTCCGAAAGGGCCGAGGCGCTGGCCGCGCTGGAAGCGGCCGAGACGCCCGATGCGGCGGCGATCAGCGCGGCGGAAACCGCCTTTGAGACGGCGCAAGGCGCCTTCGAGGCCGCCGACAAGCAGGTGAAGCGCGCCGAGGCGGTGGAAGCCGCAAAGGCCGCCGCCGCGGGGCCGGGCGACACCGATCCGGGCGCGACCCCGGGGGCGAACCTTGGGGCGGGCGCGGCGGCGGGGGCGGGGGCGGCTGCTGTGCCGAAAGACCCCGCCCACAAGGGCATCGAGGTCGGGCTGATCGTCGGCGCGCTCGCGGCGCAAAAGGGCGATCTGGGCCGCGCCGTCGCCCAGCTGGACCGGGCGGGCTTTGGCCAGGTCGCGGCCGCGCTCAACGCCACCGATGCGACCGCGGGCGGCGTGACGGTGCCGCGCCCGCTGGCCGCGGATCTGATCGAGATGCTGCGCCCGCGGGTGGTGATGCGCCGCGCCGGGGCGCGGGTGGTGCCGATGCCCGCGGGGCAGCTGCGCAAGGCGCGTCAGGCGGGCAGCGCCAGCGCGGGCTATGGCGGCGAGACCGTGGCGCCGCGCGCCAGCGCCCCGGGCTTCGATGCCGTCGACCAGAGCTTCAAGAAGCTGCGCGCGCTGGTGCCGATCTCGAATTCGCTGCTCTCTTATTCCTCGCTGCAGATGGGCGCGCTCGTGCGCGATGATCTGCTCAAGGTGATGGGCGCGCGCGAGGATCTGGCCTTCCTGCGCGGCGACGGCACCAACGAGGCGCCCAAGGGCGCGCGCAACTGGATCCCGGCGGGGCATTGGCTGGGCGCGGTGGCGGGCACCGACGCGCTGGCGATCGACAAGGCGCTGCGCAAGCTCGTCTCGCTGGTCGAGGATGCCAATATCCTGATGGTCACGCCGGGCTGGATCATGCGCCCGGGGGCGAAGAACTTCCTGGCCGCGCTGAAGGATCTGCATGGCAATGCGCTTTACCCCTCGATCGACGCGCGCGGCGAGCTGATGGGATTTCCGATCCACACCACCACCCAGCTGCCCAACAACCTTGGCGCCGGGGCGAACGAGACCGAGGTGATGTTCGCCGATTTCTCCTATCTGGTGATCGGCGAAAGCGGCCTGTTGCGGATCGCGCAATCGACCGAGGCCGCCTATCTCGACGCCAATGGCGAGATGCAATCGGCCTTTGCCAATGACCAGACGCTGATGCGCGCCATCGCCGAGCATGATTTTGCCCCCGAACATGAGGTGGCGATCGCCGGGCTGCAGGGCATCGGCTGGGCGCTGTGA